Genomic window (Streptomyces cadmiisoli):
CCTACCCCGCAAGCTCCCATGACGCAATTAGATTGCGCGCAGCTAAAGCGCGAACACGGCCCAATCACCCTCGACACAGAGGCCTCGCCCATCCCGACCTCGACATCTACCTGCACAAATGCCCCAAAGATACCTATGTCACACTTACCTTTGGCCCGTTTTCCTTGCGCGCAAGTTAAGTGGACGGTAGGTTTCCTGTCAGGTTGGGCCGCACGGAAGGGCCGATGCCTCGGCAATCTCCGCCGTCCGCCGCAGCAGCCGGGGGGCACGAGTCGCCCCGGCTGCGACCAACCGACACACCCCCCCAACAGGAACCGGGTGACGCACAGGGTGCGGACATGGACCGCCCCGCTCACCCATACCGAGAAATGAGGACACTCCCATGAAGCTGAAGCTCGAAATGATCGTGCTGCCCGTCTCCGACGTCGACCGCGCCAAGAACTTCTACGACGCGCTGGGATTCCGCCTGGACGTCGACTACACCGCCAACAGCGAGTTCCGAGTCGTGCACTTCACGCCGTCCGGCTCCGAGTGCTCGATCATCTTCGGTGAGGGCATGACCCCCCTCGCCCCCGGCTCCATCCAGGGGCTGTACCTCATCGTCGACGACATCGAGGAGGCGCGCGCCGACCTCGTGAGCCGCGGCATCGAGGTCAGCGAGATCTTCCACGACGCCAACGGGCTCCTGTACCACGGCCATGAGGGCGGGGACGTCACCCACCCCCTCGCGGACCAGGAGCGGCGGGCCGGCCTGCACCCCGAACGCGCCTCCTACGGCTCGTACGTCACCTTCAGCGACCCGGACGGCAACGGCTGGGTGATCCAGGAGGTCAAGCAGCGCCTGGCCGGCCGCTGACCCCCGCACCGAACCCGCCCGAGGGGCTGCAACGGGCCGTGTCCGGCCCGTTGCCCGGAGGGACGGTCCCCTCCCCCGTCCATCCCTCGGCCATCCCCGCGACCCGCGCGGTGCGACGGCTCCCGAGCCGTCCACCGGCGGGGAACAGCGCCGCGTGCGCACCGGCAGGGGCCCGTCCGGGCAGTGGCCCGGGCCGCAGCAGCAATGAGCAACGTGTAACGAGCAACGAACCCGTGAGGAATTCAGCAGTGAGCAACGCAGCAGTGATGAACGAGTCCGCCCGCATCTACGACGTGATCGTGATCGGCGGTGGCCCGGTCGGCGAGAACGTGGCCGAACGCGCCCGCGCGGCGGGACTGAGCGCCGTGATCGTGGAACGCGAACTCCTCGGCGGAGAGTGCTCGTTCTGGGCCTGCGACCCCAGCAAAGCCCTGCTGCGACCGGTCGTGGCCCGCGCCGACGCAAGCCGAATACCCGGCCTCGACCCGGCCGTCGCCGGCCCCCTCGACGTCGACGCGGTCCTCGCCCACCGCGACAAAATGTCCTCCTACTGGAAGGACGAGGACCAGGTCGACTGGCTCGACTCCGTCTCCGTCGACCTCGTCCGCGGCCACGGCCGCCTCACCGGCCCCAAGCAAGTAGCCGTACAGACCCCCGAAGGCGACACCGTCGCACTGACCGCCCGCCACGCCGTCGCC
Coding sequences:
- a CDS encoding VOC family protein; its protein translation is MKLKLEMIVLPVSDVDRAKNFYDALGFRLDVDYTANSEFRVVHFTPSGSECSIIFGEGMTPLAPGSIQGLYLIVDDIEEARADLVSRGIEVSEIFHDANGLLYHGHEGGDVTHPLADQERRAGLHPERASYGSYVTFSDPDGNGWVIQEVKQRLAGR